From Sphaerochaeta sp., a single genomic window includes:
- a CDS encoding C4-type zinc ribbon domain-containing protein → MEEKKVFEKLTKLQDCLMQKFTLEEEIEKLPKDLKIKQDLLAKITKEYTDETDKDKAAKDELKSLRYDYDMTVSAREASEKKMESISTQREFEAMEKEINDAGAKEQDLLKQVHAKEQQVQELDAQLAEKESLLKLQQTEVESESNKIDSLTKEKQQQLASVEAQCKAFIDEDINIDLYNKFANIVKNKHGKGIVPIHGLVCQGCHIMLPIQFVNDVRLAKKIEFCPYCSRILYYEEVEGGEEQFKKPVKDDEESAPEEEEGGAELSDFTSDDEFNDIV, encoded by the coding sequence ATGGAAGAGAAGAAAGTGTTTGAGAAACTCACCAAGTTGCAGGACTGCCTGATGCAGAAATTCACGTTGGAGGAAGAGATTGAAAAGCTTCCGAAAGACTTGAAGATCAAGCAGGATCTCTTGGCGAAGATCACCAAAGAATATACCGATGAGACCGACAAGGACAAAGCGGCGAAAGACGAGCTGAAGAGCCTCCGGTACGATTATGACATGACGGTCAGTGCCCGGGAAGCCAGCGAAAAGAAAATGGAATCCATCAGCACCCAACGTGAGTTCGAGGCGATGGAGAAGGAAATCAACGACGCTGGCGCCAAGGAGCAGGATCTGCTCAAGCAGGTGCATGCCAAGGAACAGCAGGTGCAGGAACTTGATGCCCAGCTTGCCGAAAAAGAATCCCTTCTGAAACTGCAGCAAACCGAAGTGGAATCGGAATCCAACAAGATTGACAGTCTGACCAAGGAAAAGCAGCAGCAACTGGCTTCGGTGGAAGCTCAATGCAAGGCGTTCATTGATGAGGACATCAACATTGACCTGTACAACAAATTCGCCAACATTGTGAAGAACAAGCATGGCAAAGGCATTGTACCGATCCATGGATTGGTCTGCCAGGGATGCCACATCATGTTGCCGATCCAGTTCGTCAATGATGTGCGTCTCGCCAAGAAGATTGAGTTCTGTCCGTATTGCTCCCGCATTCTGTACTATGAAGAAGTGGAAGGTGGAGAAGAGCAGTTCAAGAAACCGGTGAAGGATGATGAGGAGTCTGCCCCTGAGGAAGAAGAGGGTGGCGCCGAACTTTCCGATTTCACCAGCGACGACGAATTCAACGATATTGTGTGA
- the rpoD gene encoding RNA polymerase sigma factor RpoD yields the protein MLEDNVLDTIVKEMVKKFAERHNVTKDDIITAFGGKDKASDEDVEEVIQSLANDAGIIVSEEGPAIAEDDAFSVEEGPTPEDLTNEEELEQEEPEDDALLEDDVPVEDDTLVEDHDDFTPTVVLKKDSATSKKHAATDEDEAEEEDEEEESDDEDVEDPSLQGGWSQLGDEDSVGSGEHFVDISSLDEHDADIDRRGHSSAILGTDHGESSGDDPIRLYLREIGRENLLTADQEVELSKKMEMGAEIIKEVISQSGIMITRFYDIIKTLNTKFEEDGDEFSPQEYKEQITNQKRYAQYYREQLKDLQAPLKAYVTKKEQMISSGEDVLRDDGMIKQRKKLLEKLSKVKLEQEEITLFTDDFIKAEQDINTYTEKIQKIENRLQVSSPKELRQLGRDLNTSTKCGEIEQTLQLSSYEIKDLIKDLQITEKDVRNIEYTFEEPCEEILKHAVKIKEGQKMMKNAKDRLIKANLRLVVSIAKKYTNRGLHFFDLVQEGNIGLIKAVEKFEYRKGYKFSTYATWWIRQAITRSISDQARTIRVPVHMIEQINKVVRESRMLMQTLGREPTDAEIADKLGWTEEKVKTVKNVAREPISLETPVGEEEDSLLSDFIEDKEVEDPAKQTAYAILKEELNQVMATLPEREQEVLRMRFGLDDGYSLTLEEVGLYFEVTRERIRQIEAKALRRLRHPKRSRILKDFI from the coding sequence ATGCTTGAAGATAATGTACTGGACACCATCGTCAAAGAGATGGTGAAGAAATTCGCAGAACGGCATAACGTTACGAAAGATGACATCATTACTGCGTTCGGAGGAAAGGACAAGGCGTCTGACGAAGACGTCGAGGAAGTGATCCAGTCCTTGGCCAACGACGCGGGCATCATCGTTTCGGAAGAAGGTCCCGCCATAGCGGAAGATGATGCGTTCTCCGTGGAGGAAGGACCGACGCCGGAAGATTTGACCAACGAAGAGGAACTGGAACAGGAAGAGCCGGAAGACGATGCCCTTCTTGAGGACGATGTCCCTGTGGAAGATGACACGCTGGTGGAAGACCATGATGATTTCACGCCGACGGTTGTCCTGAAAAAAGATTCGGCAACGTCAAAAAAGCATGCGGCGACGGACGAGGACGAAGCGGAAGAAGAGGATGAGGAAGAGGAATCAGATGACGAAGACGTGGAGGATCCCTCCCTGCAGGGCGGTTGGTCCCAGTTGGGTGACGAGGATTCCGTCGGTTCGGGAGAACACTTCGTCGATATCTCCTCGCTGGATGAACATGATGCCGATATTGACCGCAGAGGTCATTCATCGGCGATCCTTGGAACGGATCATGGGGAATCCAGTGGTGATGATCCCATCCGTCTGTATCTCCGTGAGATCGGTCGTGAGAACCTGTTGACGGCCGACCAGGAAGTGGAACTTTCCAAAAAGATGGAGATGGGTGCGGAGATCATCAAGGAAGTGATCAGCCAGAGCGGCATCATGATCACCCGGTTCTACGACATCATCAAAACGCTGAACACCAAGTTCGAAGAGGATGGGGACGAGTTCAGTCCGCAGGAATACAAAGAGCAGATCACCAACCAGAAACGATATGCACAGTATTATCGTGAGCAGTTGAAGGATCTGCAGGCTCCATTGAAGGCGTATGTCACCAAGAAAGAACAGATGATCTCCAGCGGGGAGGATGTGCTGCGTGATGATGGAATGATCAAACAGCGCAAAAAGCTGTTGGAAAAACTCTCCAAAGTAAAACTGGAACAGGAAGAGATCACGCTGTTCACCGATGATTTCATCAAGGCGGAACAGGACATCAATACGTACACGGAAAAGATCCAGAAGATCGAGAACCGTCTGCAGGTGTCCAGTCCCAAGGAACTCAGGCAGCTTGGCCGGGATCTGAACACCAGCACCAAATGCGGGGAGATCGAACAGACGTTGCAGCTGTCCAGCTACGAGATCAAGGATCTGATCAAAGACCTGCAGATCACCGAGAAGGACGTGCGGAACATCGAATACACCTTCGAGGAGCCGTGTGAGGAGATTCTCAAGCACGCGGTGAAGATCAAGGAAGGGCAGAAGATGATGAAGAACGCCAAGGATCGCCTGATCAAGGCGAACCTCAGGCTGGTCGTCTCCATCGCCAAGAAGTACACCAACCGTGGACTTCATTTCTTCGATCTTGTCCAGGAAGGAAACATCGGCCTGATCAAGGCGGTGGAGAAGTTCGAATACCGCAAGGGCTACAAGTTCAGCACGTACGCCACCTGGTGGATCCGCCAGGCGATCACCCGTTCCATCTCCGACCAGGCCCGTACGATTCGTGTGCCGGTCCATATGATCGAGCAGATCAACAAGGTGGTCAGGGAATCCCGTATGTTGATGCAGACGCTGGGACGGGAGCCGACCGATGCGGAGATCGCCGACAAGCTTGGCTGGACGGAAGAAAAGGTCAAGACGGTGAAGAACGTCGCGCGGGAACCGATCAGTCTGGAGACGCCGGTCGGAGAGGAAGAAGATTCCTTGCTTTCCGATTTCATTGAGGATAAGGAAGTTGAGGATCCGGCAAAACAGACCGCCTATGCGATCCTGAAGGAAGAGCTCAACCAGGTGATGGCCACCCTTCCCGAGCGTGAGCAGGAAGTTTTGCGGATGCGCTTTGGTCTGGATGACGGATACTCATTGACATTGGAAGAAGTAGGGTTGTATTTTGAAGTGACTCGTGAACGGATCAGACAGATCGAGGCTAAAGCCTTGCGTCGGCTTCGCCATCCGAAACGAAGCAGAATACTGAAGGATTTCATTTGA
- a CDS encoding L-threonylcarbamoyladenylate synthase — translation MADEGDVLYRQNPDTLDIVVERLKRDEVMVLPCDTIYGLCAKVGPAKEKLYALKYRDERKPFLLLATLDQAKEICDVPKDIEACWPCPLTAIMHNKNGEGTTAIRVPSDPFLQKVLEKLGSPIYSTSVNLSGYASMTSITDIIFTFKDKVPTFVVGDEKQGTVPSTLIDCTVHPYRIIRQGSYNASALTI, via the coding sequence ATGGCTGATGAAGGAGATGTATTGTATCGTCAGAATCCCGACACCTTGGATATCGTGGTGGAACGACTGAAGCGGGATGAGGTGATGGTGCTTCCATGTGACACGATTTATGGACTTTGCGCCAAAGTGGGGCCGGCGAAAGAAAAGCTGTACGCATTGAAATACCGTGATGAACGAAAACCGTTCCTTCTGCTGGCGACATTGGATCAGGCAAAAGAAATCTGTGATGTTCCCAAGGACATCGAGGCGTGCTGGCCTTGTCCGCTCACGGCGATCATGCACAACAAGAATGGGGAAGGAACGACGGCGATCCGTGTACCCTCTGATCCTTTTCTGCAAAAGGTTCTGGAAAAACTGGGAAGCCCGATCTATTCCACCTCGGTCAATCTTTCCGGCTACGCATCGATGACTTCCATCACCGACATCATCTTCACCTTCAAAGACAAAGTGCCGACGTTTGTCGTCGGTGATGAAAAACAAGGCACCGTGCCTTCCACATTGATCGACTGCACCGTACATCCCTACCGGATCATCCGGCAAGGATCGTACAATGCAAGCGCGTTGACTATCTGA
- a CDS encoding endo alpha-1,4 polygalactosaminidase: MRYVSVVVLCALLFSGCMTTDSGYAVVSRSNSHDIITLAQGKSLVVVDPTLLTAEDIAEIQKRSTFVYGYLDIASVHENGESYPGTPLGYDPDRQVMWLQVSDPSWQEYCLERAKRLVAKGVDVLFIDGCDEYTFRRYEGVYQAFVQMLDTLKTLGKPIIINNGDVFLTRALSEQGSGFVNGVNQEGLFTTRMFARRSETDQAYLSEFLALSKKHGLDVYVIEYGLPDRKIISFAKERGYHLTFVSDATPF; the protein is encoded by the coding sequence ATGCGGTACGTATCAGTTGTGGTGCTTTGCGCGCTTCTGTTCTCAGGATGCATGACGACGGATTCCGGGTACGCAGTCGTCTCCAGATCAAACTCCCATGACATCATCACCCTCGCTCAGGGAAAGAGCCTGGTGGTGGTCGACCCCACGCTTCTGACGGCAGAAGACATTGCTGAAATCCAGAAGCGTTCCACGTTCGTCTATGGCTATCTGGACATCGCATCGGTCCATGAGAACGGCGAATCGTATCCAGGCACTCCGCTCGGCTATGACCCTGACCGTCAGGTGATGTGGTTGCAGGTCTCTGATCCCAGCTGGCAGGAATACTGTCTTGAACGTGCGAAACGTCTTGTCGCGAAAGGTGTGGACGTACTGTTCATCGACGGATGTGACGAATACACGTTCCGAAGATATGAAGGCGTGTATCAGGCGTTTGTGCAGATGCTCGACACGCTGAAAACCCTGGGCAAACCAATCATCATCAACAACGGTGATGTCTTTCTCACCCGGGCGCTTTCCGAACAGGGATCAGGATTTGTCAACGGCGTCAATCAGGAAGGACTCTTCACCACCCGGATGTTCGCCAGAAGAAGTGAAACCGATCAAGCGTATCTTTCGGAATTCCTCGCGCTGAGCAAGAAGCACGGCTTGGACGTGTACGTGATAGAATACGGTCTCCCTGACAGAAAGATCATCTCATTTGCAAAAGAACGAGGCTATCACCTGACGTTTGTTTCGGACGCTACGCCGTTCTGA
- the dnaG gene encoding DNA primase yields the protein MPKYSPAFLQSIKDKLLVSDVMGRYSKLVRRGNDYWCNCPIHGEKTPSLVIHDDKGTWHCFGCGKGGNIFTIVQEMEKCSFIQAVEMLAQQAGLQLEEMSPEERERSDMREALFELYDRISKTYHYFLTTDPGGEKARAYLRERDVKREMWEKFNLGYAPASWDLYGFLHKKSYSDELLKASGLFSRDRFPHGIFWDRLMFPVRTWQGRTVAFSGRDLTGESKSKYINTPETPIYSKKHNLFGIYESLDSLKKPDASAIICEGNFDVVAFHQAGLAPAMAPLGTAFTEEQAKLLKRYVRKVTLLFDSDKAGQNATIKALALAQAQELENNVAVLTSGKDASEVVQNHGEEALQNEVNDTERGFSYLVQNAVTHYDITSSDGKYAIFQEVKPYLDATTSSIVRNDLIKQLAEVLEVSQTAILEDFYKGRRTEVQRPVVRQEQQPIKPLDPYRLNIDLRTMLYVVNNRSLFKEVRSSLQFEDLEDREAKALYQLLEDATREGTLEQSDEYFLQKIQDAQLSSDVAASFSLDEYRRNAANVLNEAIIRITIRNLQKQLEDYRHLLELGGASDDQDEVIASYMMINDRINALQQKLLQPEGRGLNQDA from the coding sequence GTGCCGAAGTATTCACCAGCGTTTCTCCAGTCCATCAAGGACAAACTGCTTGTCAGTGATGTGATGGGCAGGTACTCCAAACTTGTGCGCAGGGGAAACGATTATTGGTGCAATTGCCCGATCCACGGGGAAAAGACCCCTTCGCTGGTCATCCATGACGACAAGGGAACCTGGCACTGTTTCGGATGTGGGAAAGGCGGAAACATCTTCACCATCGTCCAGGAGATGGAAAAATGCTCGTTCATCCAGGCGGTGGAGATGCTCGCCCAGCAGGCTGGTCTGCAGCTTGAGGAGATGAGCCCGGAGGAGCGGGAACGCAGTGATATGCGCGAAGCTCTGTTCGAACTGTACGACCGCATCAGCAAGACGTACCACTATTTTCTCACTACGGATCCCGGTGGGGAGAAGGCGAGGGCGTATCTCCGTGAGCGGGACGTGAAACGGGAGATGTGGGAGAAATTCAATCTGGGATACGCTCCGGCGTCCTGGGATCTGTACGGATTCCTGCACAAGAAGTCGTACAGTGACGAACTGCTCAAGGCATCCGGTCTGTTTTCCCGAGATCGCTTCCCCCATGGGATCTTTTGGGATCGTCTGATGTTCCCGGTACGTACCTGGCAGGGGCGTACCGTTGCCTTCAGTGGTCGTGATTTGACCGGGGAGAGCAAGTCAAAGTACATCAACACGCCGGAGACGCCGATCTACAGCAAGAAGCACAATCTGTTTGGCATCTACGAATCGTTGGACTCGTTGAAAAAGCCTGATGCCTCGGCGATCATCTGCGAGGGGAATTTCGACGTGGTTGCGTTCCACCAGGCCGGTCTCGCCCCAGCGATGGCGCCCCTCGGAACGGCATTCACCGAAGAGCAGGCAAAACTGCTCAAACGGTACGTACGCAAAGTGACGCTTCTGTTCGACAGTGACAAAGCGGGGCAGAACGCAACCATCAAGGCACTGGCATTGGCACAGGCCCAGGAGCTGGAAAACAACGTCGCCGTCCTCACTTCCGGCAAGGATGCCTCGGAAGTGGTGCAGAATCATGGGGAAGAAGCGTTGCAGAACGAAGTAAACGATACGGAAAGAGGGTTTTCCTATCTTGTACAGAATGCGGTAACTCATTATGATATAACTTCGTCTGATGGTAAATATGCCATTTTCCAGGAAGTGAAACCGTACCTTGACGCCACAACATCAAGTATTGTGCGGAATGATTTGATCAAACAACTTGCGGAGGTGCTTGAAGTTTCACAGACAGCTATCCTTGAGGATTTTTACAAAGGCAGACGTACCGAGGTCCAGCGCCCCGTCGTCAGGCAAGAGCAACAACCAATCAAACCTCTTGACCCCTATCGCCTGAACATCGACCTGAGGACCATGCTGTATGTGGTGAATAATCGTTCATTGTTTAAGGAAGTGAGGTCCAGTCTCCAGTTCGAAGACCTCGAGGACAGGGAAGCCAAAGCGCTGTACCAGCTCCTTGAGGATGCGACACGAGAAGGGACGTTGGAGCAAAGCGACGAGTATTTTCTGCAGAAAATCCAGGACGCTCAGCTTTCCAGTGATGTCGCCGCATCATTCTCATTGGATGAATACCGGCGCAACGCAGCGAATGTGCTGAATGAAGCGATCATACGGATTACCATACGGAACCTGCAGAAGCAACTGGAAGATTACCGGCATTTGCTGGAACTGGGCGGAGCTTCGGATGATCAGGATGAGGTCATCGCGTCATATATGATGATCAATGACCGCATCAACGCGTTACAGCAGAAATTGCTGCAGCCGGAAGGAAGAGGGTTGAATCAGGATGCTTGA
- a CDS encoding DUF1015 domain-containing protein yields the protein MQEITQRLAKLGIRTADILVPHHGIDLKKWAVVACDQYTSEPEYWKRVEQHVGNDPSTLRLIYPEVYLNEADKQQRIEEINQTMRQYLEQNIFDTYPDSFFLVHRKTEAGRGRWGLLVALDLECYDYSPESKSLVRATEGTILSRIPPRKEIRKNALLEVPHIMVLLDDPKRTVIEPLAEANSRLPLVYDTDLMEHGGHVTAWKIDQKKELTAIASALEGLYDALDPANPLLYAMGDGNHSLATAKSCWEDLKKTLPSAEQADHPARFALVELENIHDPGLVFEPIHRLLFHTTWGDVFGAIAENARQMEVRKSENLQETIKAINQPGAQKFGYLDQDGWKVITLTEPSASIAAGTIQNVIDGLTRQGKAEVDYVHGTDVVEAKGKLPGNAGILLPDVSKQTFFATIIKDKALPRKTFSMGDAAEKRFYMEARKIR from the coding sequence ATGCAGGAAATCACCCAGCGTTTGGCAAAACTCGGCATTCGTACGGCGGACATTCTTGTCCCCCATCACGGCATTGACTTGAAGAAATGGGCGGTGGTCGCCTGTGACCAATACACTTCGGAACCGGAGTATTGGAAACGGGTCGAACAACACGTCGGAAACGACCCTTCGACGCTTCGCTTGATTTACCCGGAAGTATATCTGAACGAAGCGGACAAACAACAGCGCATCGAGGAGATCAACCAAACGATGCGCCAATATCTGGAACAGAACATTTTCGACACCTATCCAGACAGCTTCTTCCTGGTTCATCGGAAAACAGAGGCAGGGAGAGGCAGATGGGGCCTGTTGGTCGCGTTGGATCTGGAATGCTACGATTACAGTCCGGAGTCCAAAAGCCTGGTACGGGCCACCGAGGGTACCATTCTCTCCCGTATCCCCCCCCGCAAGGAGATCCGCAAGAACGCCTTGTTGGAAGTCCCACACATCATGGTGCTGCTGGATGACCCCAAACGTACCGTCATCGAACCGCTGGCTGAGGCAAACTCCCGTCTTCCCCTGGTGTACGACACCGATCTGATGGAACACGGAGGACATGTCACCGCATGGAAGATCGACCAGAAAAAAGAACTTACCGCCATTGCTTCCGCGCTGGAAGGGCTGTACGACGCCCTGGATCCGGCGAATCCGTTGCTGTACGCCATGGGGGACGGAAACCACAGTCTGGCCACGGCGAAGAGCTGCTGGGAAGATTTGAAGAAGACCCTGCCTTCCGCCGAACAGGCTGATCATCCTGCTCGGTTCGCGTTGGTTGAGCTGGAGAACATCCATGACCCCGGTCTGGTGTTTGAACCGATCCATCGTCTGCTGTTCCACACCACATGGGGCGATGTGTTCGGAGCCATCGCGGAAAACGCGCGGCAGATGGAAGTCAGAAAATCGGAGAATCTGCAGGAGACGATCAAAGCGATCAACCAGCCAGGTGCCCAGAAGTTCGGGTATCTTGATCAGGATGGCTGGAAGGTAATCACGCTGACCGAACCTTCGGCGTCCATCGCCGCCGGGACGATCCAGAACGTCATCGACGGATTGACCCGCCAGGGCAAAGCCGAAGTGGATTATGTCCATGGAACGGATGTGGTGGAAGCAAAAGGAAAACTTCCCGGCAACGCCGGCATTCTGCTCCCTGACGTATCCAAGCAGACCTTCTTCGCCACCATCATCAAAGACAAAGCCCTCCCAAGGAAAACATTCTCCATGGGAGACGCTGCGGAGAAACGATTCTATATGGAAGCCAGGAAGATCAGATAG
- a CDS encoding TIGR03936 family radical SAM-associated protein: MNILDQLRHDLLTVENPARYCGGEFHYGRKDPSTCTVHAAICFPDLYEIGMSNHAVRILYDLANRTEGVYCDRVFAVAKDFEDLLRNKKLPLYTLDEGRPLKDLDFLGISIGYELCMTNILQVLDLGGIPLHTEDRNDGDPIVIAGGPASTNPLPFSRFVDFTFIGEAENGLADVLSVIREGKEKGKHREEIIQELKEMDFLWYPGKCLARRSFDQSFADGDDHTFHYFVVPNFKVAQDNGIVEIMRGCPNGCRFCHAGQYYKPYRQKSQKAIMKQTDQIVHDLGFREITLSSLSSGDYPHIKELIKNLNTTYKRDHISFSLPSLKVSTFNLDVLEQLSEVRKSGLTFAIETPLKEWQQSVNKIVDPQQIIEIIREAQHRGWRLAKFYFMVGLPFVEREVENQAIVDYLGQIYDATHINMNINVGTFIPKPHTPYQWAKQLTQEESYTQLSALKRAINDRVRGCKVSYHEPYTGYLEGMVSRGDERFATVIEKAYQNGCRLDAWDEHLNKEGWDKAVAEAGYDPSEFLYREHDINEPLPWDSISLRVGKTYLKNEWNRAKERLLTTRCLPECDHPCGVCTNAFKVVDEQEEEIPLVQPNNTPDDPMVQVVIQYRREGRSLLISHINAMRNWEMSFQRSGLRMDFSQGFNPKPRMEFVNPLSLGVIGEGEVVLCDLLLPPGITEKDVQERLQASLTEGYTITGVLFLPHDPTGKKQTLAPYMKGSLYRIDTRGNKEYDQILGTRKEVTKTGEHQYEIQTAGETNLVKSLFGPDADKFKIASDIQMTRVRIYAGDLEHDYLSFFREKFKL; encoded by the coding sequence ATGAATATCTTGGATCAATTGCGTCATGACTTGCTTACCGTGGAGAATCCCGCCCGTTACTGCGGTGGTGAATTCCATTATGGAAGAAAAGATCCTTCGACCTGCACGGTACATGCCGCCATCTGTTTCCCCGATCTGTATGAGATCGGCATGAGCAACCACGCCGTGCGCATCCTGTATGACCTGGCCAATCGGACGGAAGGCGTGTATTGTGACCGGGTCTTCGCCGTTGCGAAAGACTTCGAGGATCTGCTCAGGAACAAGAAACTTCCATTGTATACGCTGGACGAGGGTCGTCCTCTGAAGGATTTGGATTTCCTGGGGATTTCCATCGGGTACGAACTGTGCATGACCAACATCCTGCAGGTTTTGGACTTGGGAGGTATTCCCCTCCATACGGAAGACCGTAACGACGGCGATCCCATCGTCATTGCGGGCGGACCGGCGTCAACCAATCCATTGCCATTCTCACGCTTTGTGGATTTCACCTTCATCGGGGAAGCGGAGAACGGCTTGGCCGATGTCCTTTCCGTCATCAGGGAAGGGAAGGAGAAAGGGAAGCATCGGGAGGAGATCATCCAGGAGCTGAAGGAGATGGATTTCCTCTGGTATCCTGGGAAGTGTCTGGCACGGCGGAGTTTCGACCAGAGCTTTGCTGATGGCGATGACCATACATTCCACTATTTTGTCGTCCCAAACTTCAAAGTCGCCCAGGACAACGGTATTGTGGAGATCATGCGTGGCTGTCCCAATGGATGCCGTTTCTGTCATGCCGGCCAGTATTACAAGCCGTATCGTCAAAAGAGCCAGAAAGCCATCATGAAGCAGACAGACCAGATCGTCCATGATCTTGGGTTCCGGGAGATCACGCTGAGTTCCCTGTCCAGCGGGGATTATCCTCACATCAAGGAGTTGATCAAAAACCTCAACACCACCTACAAACGTGATCATATTTCTTTTTCTCTCCCCAGCCTGAAAGTCAGCACGTTCAACCTGGATGTGTTGGAACAGCTTTCCGAAGTGCGGAAGAGCGGTTTGACCTTCGCCATTGAAACGCCATTGAAGGAATGGCAGCAATCCGTCAACAAGATCGTCGATCCCCAGCAGATCATCGAGATCATCCGGGAAGCGCAGCATCGGGGATGGAGGTTGGCGAAATTCTACTTCATGGTAGGGCTTCCGTTTGTCGAACGAGAGGTGGAGAACCAGGCGATCGTCGACTATCTTGGCCAGATCTACGACGCCACCCACATCAATATGAACATCAATGTCGGGACGTTCATCCCCAAGCCGCATACTCCGTACCAATGGGCGAAACAACTCACCCAGGAGGAATCCTACACCCAATTGTCCGCGTTGAAGCGGGCGATCAACGATCGGGTGAGGGGATGCAAGGTAAGTTACCATGAGCCGTATACCGGATATCTGGAAGGAATGGTAAGCCGTGGTGATGAACGATTCGCCACCGTCATCGAAAAGGCCTACCAGAACGGATGCAGGCTGGATGCCTGGGATGAGCACCTGAACAAGGAAGGGTGGGACAAAGCAGTTGCAGAAGCGGGGTATGATCCTTCGGAATTCCTGTATCGGGAACATGACATCAACGAACCGCTTCCCTGGGATTCCATATCCCTGAGAGTGGGAAAAACCTACCTGAAGAATGAATGGAACCGGGCAAAGGAACGCCTGCTCACCACACGGTGCCTACCGGAATGTGATCACCCCTGTGGAGTATGCACCAACGCCTTCAAGGTAGTGGATGAACAGGAAGAAGAGATTCCTTTGGTGCAACCGAACAACACGCCGGATGACCCGATGGTACAGGTGGTGATCCAATACCGAAGGGAAGGAAGATCCCTGTTGATCAGCCACATCAACGCCATGCGCAACTGGGAGATGAGTTTCCAACGTTCCGGACTTCGGATGGATTTCTCCCAGGGCTTCAACCCCAAACCGAGGATGGAATTCGTCAATCCGCTCTCCTTGGGAGTAATCGGGGAAGGGGAGGTGGTCTTGTGTGATCTGTTGCTTCCGCCAGGTATTACCGAAAAAGACGTACAAGAACGCTTGCAGGCTTCGTTGACGGAAGGGTATACCATTACGGGCGTCCTGTTCCTTCCCCATGATCCCACAGGAAAGAAACAGACGTTGGCTCCGTACATGAAGGGCTCGTTGTATCGGATCGATACACGGGGAAACAAAGAGTATGACCAGATCCTGGGAACCAGAAAGGAAGTTACCAAAACCGGTGAACACCAGTATGAGATCCAGACGGCAGGGGAGACCAACCTGGTCAAATCCTTGTTCGGTCCGGATGCTGACAAATTCAAAATCGCCAGTGATATCCAGATGACGCGTGTCAGGATATACGCCGGTGATTTGGAACATGACTATCTTTCATTCTTCCGGGAGAAGTTCAAGCTTTAG
- the aroH gene encoding chorismate mutase — MVGGIMGITAVRGAICVKEDAIVSIEEAVAKLWKAIITENHLEETDIAFVLFTQTGDLKSRNPAGALRKGGWCKELPLFCMQEPEITGMMPRVIRLLVVLKEETRCLVPVYLDGAERLRPDLRQNGVASETNVR; from the coding sequence ATGGTAGGAGGGATCATGGGTATCACTGCGGTGCGTGGAGCCATCTGCGTCAAGGAAGACGCCATCGTTTCCATTGAAGAAGCTGTGGCTAAACTATGGAAAGCGATCATCACGGAAAATCATTTGGAAGAAACGGATATTGCGTTCGTACTGTTCACCCAGACGGGGGATCTGAAAAGCAGGAATCCGGCCGGCGCGTTGCGAAAGGGTGGGTGGTGCAAAGAATTGCCGTTGTTCTGCATGCAGGAACCGGAAATTACGGGAATGATGCCGCGTGTCATCCGGTTGCTGGTGGTGCTGAAGGAAGAGACCCGCTGTCTGGTGCCGGTCTATCTGGATGGGGCGGAGCGCCTCAGGCCGGATCTACGTCAGAACGGCGTAGCGTCCGAAACAAACGTCAGGTGA